One genomic segment of Rhizobium sp. BT03 includes these proteins:
- a CDS encoding NAD(P)-dependent oxidoreductase, whose protein sequence is MQVDSVRRVAVVGAGSMGSALAESLLVGGFDVSVWNRTPEKLAPLAKLDAFTSTDLDAVIKRCDLLVVCILDHATTEKLLLADGPRQALRGKILVQLTTITRGESEKMAALCQPEDILYLDGAIMGLPQRVRDGDCIIAYSGPRGVYAHCEPVLHALGKKPMFISESYGAAPDLELARFAYIYGSWLAYFQALALCSARGLPLDVIVEIIDSGEHIRNRTTKRYGDAIIQRDYTAPGATLDVHAAAFKLVSEQANSLNMRADLIQLLGGLFDEAKARGYGQKQLPALFEIMVEGSRGA, encoded by the coding sequence ATGCAAGTTGATAGCGTACGTCGTGTTGCTGTCGTGGGTGCCGGGAGCATGGGAAGCGCCTTGGCAGAGAGCCTTTTGGTGGGAGGTTTCGACGTCAGTGTATGGAACCGAACCCCTGAGAAGTTGGCGCCGCTTGCCAAGCTAGACGCGTTCACTTCGACGGATCTGGATGCAGTTATTAAGCGCTGCGATTTGCTTGTTGTCTGCATCTTAGATCATGCGACGACCGAAAAGCTGCTACTGGCCGACGGCCCAAGACAGGCCCTGCGAGGGAAGATCCTGGTGCAGCTTACAACGATCACCCGCGGTGAATCTGAAAAAATGGCGGCCTTATGCCAGCCGGAGGACATCCTCTATTTGGATGGCGCCATCATGGGCTTGCCGCAGCGTGTCAGAGATGGAGATTGCATCATTGCCTATTCGGGTCCGCGTGGCGTCTACGCTCACTGCGAACCCGTTCTGCACGCGCTCGGCAAAAAGCCTATGTTCATATCGGAGAGCTACGGCGCAGCTCCCGACCTTGAGCTCGCACGGTTTGCTTACATCTACGGCTCCTGGCTCGCTTATTTCCAGGCCCTTGCCTTGTGCTCTGCCAGGGGCTTGCCGCTTGACGTCATTGTGGAAATTATTGACAGCGGGGAGCACATCCGTAACCGCACGACCAAGCGTTACGGGGATGCCATCATACAGCGCGATTACACTGCCCCCGGAGCAACGCTCGACGTCCACGCTGCTGCGTTCAAGCTCGTTTCCGAACAAGCAAACTCACTGAATATGAGGGCTGATTTGATCCAGCTCCTTGGCGGTCTGTTTGATGAAGCAAAAGCC
- a CDS encoding hydantoinase B/oxoprolinase family protein has translation MTSPANISAAQMSILFNRIGGINRKMSSTILRTGRSGVLNRARDFSTCILTADCKLLYSADAIPIHTLSGPDLMAKSMLEFHPKLKAGDAFIHNSPYHGNSHAADHGFIIPVIDDDGIHRFTVVTKAHQADIGNAVPSTMVATARDVYEEGALIFPCVQIQRDYEDIDDIIRMCRARIRVPNQWYGDLLATIGAARIGETELLNLGKEIGWDKLSAFVEQWFDYSEKRMVDAIGKLASGSTVMRSQHDSFPGTGPEGVTVTAKVTVDAEAAMIDIDFRDCHDALASGLNLTEATSRTAGMIGVFNSIDGSVPKNFGSFRRIRVHLRENCVVGIPRHPTSCSLATTNLADRAGNCVQMAIAEISEGAGMAEVGYSLCPTTSTVSGVDPRDGKPYVNMVFLGHTSGAAGAYSDSWLTVLNVGCAGICNIDGVELSELFHPLVVRERRLLMDTEGAGRFRGAPAIRVEFGPVGADMTFIFASDGTENPPRGVRGGGSAHGAGQLVRDLRGQVTPIDKVSNITLKAGENMIGIACGGGGYGNPLERDVDLVLKDVAEGWISPERARDVYKVAIIDNVVDAQKTREYRNTSH, from the coding sequence ATGACCTCGCCAGCAAATATTTCCGCGGCACAGATGTCGATCCTGTTCAATAGGATCGGCGGTATCAACCGAAAGATGTCGAGCACCATTCTGCGGACTGGGCGTTCGGGGGTGTTGAACCGGGCACGGGACTTCTCGACGTGCATTCTGACCGCCGATTGCAAGCTGTTGTACTCAGCGGATGCCATTCCGATCCACACGCTTTCCGGTCCGGACCTGATGGCGAAATCCATGCTGGAATTTCATCCGAAGCTCAAAGCGGGAGACGCCTTCATTCACAACTCGCCATATCACGGCAACTCCCATGCGGCAGACCACGGTTTCATTATCCCGGTTATCGACGATGACGGGATCCACCGCTTCACGGTCGTGACAAAAGCGCACCAGGCCGACATTGGCAACGCGGTTCCATCGACGATGGTGGCAACGGCAAGAGATGTCTACGAAGAGGGAGCTTTGATCTTCCCATGTGTACAGATACAGCGCGACTATGAGGACATCGACGATATCATCCGGATGTGCCGCGCTCGTATTCGAGTGCCTAACCAATGGTATGGCGATCTGCTGGCGACCATCGGCGCGGCCCGCATCGGCGAAACCGAACTGCTGAACTTGGGTAAGGAGATCGGCTGGGACAAACTCTCCGCGTTTGTCGAGCAGTGGTTTGACTATAGCGAGAAGCGCATGGTCGATGCCATCGGCAAACTGGCTAGCGGCTCGACCGTCATGCGGTCCCAGCACGATTCATTTCCTGGCACTGGACCCGAAGGCGTGACGGTTACGGCCAAGGTGACGGTCGATGCAGAAGCGGCGATGATCGACATCGACTTTCGGGATTGCCATGACGCCCTGGCTAGCGGTCTCAATCTTACCGAAGCAACGTCACGAACCGCTGGTATGATTGGCGTGTTCAACTCCATCGATGGCTCCGTACCGAAGAACTTTGGCAGCTTTCGCAGGATCAGGGTTCATCTTCGCGAGAACTGCGTTGTCGGCATTCCACGTCATCCAACCAGTTGCTCGCTTGCGACGACGAACCTTGCGGACCGGGCCGGTAACTGCGTGCAAATGGCGATCGCCGAAATTTCCGAAGGCGCCGGGATGGCCGAGGTCGGGTATAGCTTGTGCCCGACAACCAGCACTGTTTCGGGGGTCGATCCTCGTGACGGGAAACCCTACGTCAACATGGTGTTTCTCGGACACACGTCCGGTGCTGCGGGCGCGTATTCTGACAGCTGGCTGACCGTATTGAACGTCGGGTGTGCCGGCATCTGCAACATTGACGGCGTCGAACTGTCGGAACTTTTCCATCCCCTCGTGGTACGCGAAAGAAGGCTTTTGATGGACACCGAGGGAGCAGGCCGCTTCCGTGGAGCCCCTGCAATTCGGGTCGAATTCGGTCCAGTCGGTGCTGACATGACGTTCATCTTTGCAAGTGACGGAACTGAAAACCCGCCACGGGGCGTTCGCGGTGGCGGTTCGGCCCATGGTGCGGGCCAGCTGGTTCGAGATCTCCGAGGTCAGGTCACGCCAATCGACAAGGTTTCCAACATCACCTTGAAGGCTGGCGAAAATATGATCGGGATTGCCTGCGGCGGAGGCGGATACGGAAATCCCCTCGAACGTGATGTCGATCTCGTGCTCAAGGATGTGGCCGAAGGCTGGATCTCTCCAGAGCGGGCGCGAGATGTCTACAAGGTGGCTATCATCGACAATGTCGTCGATGCCCAAAAGACCCGCGAATATCGGAACACGTCCCATTAA
- a CDS encoding hydantoinase/oxoprolinase family protein: MVEGDDGTLRMFKSSTVPSDPAQGILNVLTLAATDFGQSLSEFLSTCGTFIHGTTHSINAIITGNTAKTAFLTSHGHPEILLLREGGRSSAFPDHISYPEPYVPRALTFEVPGRLLSDGSEDTPLDDAAVLAIIDRLKKQNVEAVGVCLLWSIVNPAHEVRVGELLAEHLPSVAVTLSHQLNPSMREFRRASSTCMDASLKPLMGKYLGRLEARLRESGFDGRLLVLTSQAGMIDSHELAKMPIHSLNSGPSTAPIGGRHFSVLDTGNSTAIISDTGGTTYDVSLVRHGAIPTTRDMWIGEPYIGHNTGFPSVDVRSIGAGGGSIARIDEGGMLHVGPKSAGAMPGPACFGNGNTEPTFTDACVVLGYIDPDYFLGGRMKIDASLSRAAVEQAIAGPLGVSVEEAAAAIVDIATENMVQAIEEITVNQGIDPSEATLIGGGGAAGLNSVFIAKRLNCLNLLYPETSATLSAAGALMSDLAADHQLTGYTISDRFDREKVNGIIADLKAKCDVFSSGPGRDALETTVQYYVEARYEKQVWEVELPLPADSFDTDADVDALIEAFHAKHREIFTFDDVNSPVEFITWIARVRCRFRDAALGRLSNSSTGDRPNHRPCYFSGYGTIETAIVSSSSMRVGEEYRGPAIYESPFTTIVIDPTSSFSLTGSGSVLAKAGAIGSGKEKA; this comes from the coding sequence ATGGTCGAGGGTGACGATGGCACGTTGCGGATGTTCAAATCGTCGACGGTCCCTTCGGATCCGGCCCAGGGCATCTTGAATGTGTTGACCCTTGCGGCAACTGATTTCGGTCAGAGCTTGTCCGAATTCCTCTCCACCTGCGGAACATTCATCCACGGCACGACGCATTCGATCAATGCTATCATCACCGGCAACACCGCCAAGACCGCATTCCTGACCTCTCACGGGCATCCGGAAATTCTCCTTCTTCGTGAGGGCGGCCGTTCGAGCGCCTTTCCGGATCATATCAGCTATCCCGAGCCCTACGTTCCGCGCGCCTTGACCTTCGAAGTGCCCGGCCGTCTGCTGAGTGACGGCTCGGAGGATACCCCGCTTGACGACGCAGCGGTGCTGGCGATCATCGACCGGCTCAAGAAGCAGAACGTGGAAGCGGTTGGCGTGTGCCTTCTTTGGTCGATCGTCAATCCGGCACATGAAGTCCGGGTTGGCGAGCTTCTTGCAGAGCATCTCCCAAGCGTGGCTGTAACCTTGTCGCACCAGCTCAATCCGTCGATGCGAGAGTTCCGACGGGCATCGTCGACCTGTATGGACGCCTCGCTGAAGCCGCTGATGGGCAAATACCTTGGTCGCCTTGAGGCCCGGTTGCGCGAATCCGGCTTTGACGGCCGTCTGCTCGTGCTTACGTCTCAGGCAGGTATGATCGACTCTCACGAACTGGCGAAGATGCCGATCCATTCGCTGAACTCTGGTCCGTCGACGGCGCCGATTGGTGGCCGCCACTTCTCGGTTCTCGATACCGGCAATTCGACCGCCATTATCAGCGATACCGGGGGGACGACATATGACGTGAGCCTCGTGCGTCACGGCGCCATACCGACGACCAGGGACATGTGGATCGGTGAGCCCTATATCGGTCACAACACCGGTTTTCCATCGGTCGATGTCAGAAGCATCGGCGCAGGGGGTGGCAGTATCGCTCGGATCGACGAAGGCGGGATGCTGCATGTCGGCCCCAAAAGTGCTGGGGCGATGCCTGGTCCCGCCTGCTTCGGAAATGGCAACACTGAGCCGACCTTTACCGACGCATGCGTCGTTCTTGGATACATCGACCCTGACTACTTCCTCGGCGGTCGAATGAAGATCGACGCGTCCCTGTCACGCGCCGCCGTTGAGCAGGCAATTGCTGGCCCGCTTGGCGTGTCAGTTGAAGAAGCAGCCGCGGCAATCGTCGATATCGCAACCGAGAACATGGTCCAGGCGATCGAGGAGATTACCGTCAACCAGGGTATCGATCCCTCCGAGGCCACTCTTATTGGCGGCGGTGGTGCGGCCGGCCTGAATTCCGTCTTCATCGCAAAGCGGCTCAACTGCCTCAATCTGCTGTATCCCGAGACCAGCGCGACCTTGAGCGCTGCCGGTGCACTGATGTCGGACCTGGCTGCTGACCACCAGCTAACGGGTTACACGATCTCTGATCGTTTTGACCGGGAGAAGGTGAATGGCATAATCGCCGACCTCAAGGCGAAATGCGATGTCTTCAGCTCGGGTCCAGGAAGAGATGCACTTGAGACGACGGTCCAATACTATGTCGAAGCAAGGTACGAGAAGCAGGTCTGGGAAGTAGAACTTCCGCTGCCAGCGGATTCCTTCGATACGGACGCCGACGTTGACGCGCTGATCGAAGCGTTCCACGCAAAGCATCGGGAGATTTTCACGTTCGATGACGTAAACTCTCCTGTCGAGTTCATCACCTGGATCGCGCGTGTTCGTTGCCGCTTTCGCGACGCTGCGCTCGGTCGCCTTTCCAACAGTTCGACGGGCGATCGTCCCAACCACAGGCCTTGCTACTTCAGCGGCTACGGGACCATCGAAACGGCAATCGTATCCTCCTCCAGCATGCGCGTCGGCGAGGAATATCGGGGACCGGCAATTTATGAATCGCCGTTCACCACGATCGTAATTGACCCCACCTCATCGTTCAGCCTGACCGGTTCCGGAAGTGTACTCGCTAAAGCTGGCGCGATTGGTTCCGGCAAGGAGAAAGCGTAA
- a CDS encoding thioesterase family protein gives MSEETWIETARTMVYPADCDTQNHLNTTGYMRVFDIAIFQLFFRLGYTVDDLEGNSIGWADVSHQIGYLKEVKAGWPLFVRSAVVKIGRSSIGSIHEIVIECTGEVAARLQATTVQFDLRSRTSLPVLDAVRRAAQERFASRLQETSLAS, from the coding sequence ATGAGCGAAGAAACTTGGATCGAAACTGCGCGCACAATGGTCTACCCGGCCGATTGTGACACGCAGAACCATCTGAACACCACAGGGTATATGCGGGTTTTCGACATCGCGATCTTCCAGCTTTTCTTCAGGCTTGGATACACCGTCGACGATCTCGAAGGCAATTCCATCGGTTGGGCCGACGTCTCCCATCAGATCGGTTACCTCAAAGAGGTTAAGGCCGGCTGGCCGCTGTTCGTCAGAAGCGCGGTCGTCAAGATCGGGCGCAGTTCGATCGGCTCGATCCACGAAATCGTCATAGAATGCACGGGTGAGGTCGCCGCCAGACTTCAGGCAACAACCGTGCAGTTCGATCTGCGCAGCCGTACATCATTGCCGGTTCTGGATGCAGTAAGACGCGCCGCCCAAGAGCGCTTCGCATCTCGCCTGCAGGAAACATCTTTGGCGTCGTGA
- a CDS encoding ABC transporter ATP-binding protein: MLEVRNLSVDYSGIKAVDKVSIDVVAGAITALIGSNGAGKTSLLGAISGLITPSTGTITFNGVDLTAASPAAIVAAGMAQVPEGRELFPRMTVHENLLLGAHLRSDKRAISRDMGRAYEIFPVLAQKRSLKARQLSGGEQQMLAFARAMMSDPKLYVLDEPSIGLAPLIEEHLMRSIVQICKETGAGVLLVEQNAMLALEISTNAYVMELGSITLSGPSSGLINNPAVAAAYLGQ; the protein is encoded by the coding sequence ATGCTTGAGGTTCGCAATCTCTCAGTTGACTACTCCGGAATCAAGGCAGTCGATAAAGTGTCGATCGATGTCGTCGCGGGCGCAATCACCGCTCTCATCGGCAGTAACGGCGCCGGAAAGACGTCATTGCTCGGCGCGATTTCGGGGCTGATCACGCCATCGACCGGCACCATAACCTTCAACGGAGTTGACCTGACAGCGGCAAGCCCTGCGGCGATTGTCGCCGCCGGTATGGCCCAGGTTCCGGAAGGGCGTGAGCTCTTCCCGCGAATGACAGTCCACGAAAACTTGCTCCTCGGTGCGCACCTTCGAAGCGACAAGCGAGCGATCAGCCGTGATATGGGCCGCGCATACGAGATCTTCCCCGTTCTTGCGCAAAAGCGCTCTCTGAAGGCACGCCAGCTCAGCGGGGGCGAGCAGCAGATGTTGGCGTTTGCCCGAGCGATGATGTCCGATCCGAAACTTTATGTTCTGGATGAACCATCGATCGGACTGGCCCCGCTCATCGAAGAGCATCTTATGCGCTCGATCGTTCAGATCTGTAAGGAGACGGGTGCCGGTGTGCTTCTCGTGGAGCAGAACGCAATGCTTGCCCTGGAGATCTCGACCAATGCCTACGTGATGGAACTCGGTTCGATCACGCTATCTGGCCCATCTTCGGGGCTCATCAACAATCCTGCGGTCGCCGCAGCGTATCTTGGACAATAG
- a CDS encoding ABC transporter ATP-binding protein, translating to MLELENVTRRFGNLTAIDGVSTKVSSGHIHGLIGPNGSGKSTMMNLISGFLKPTTGSILFEGARISGLRPHVVSRAGVVRTFQLIKVYSEATVRENIRMAATARLSPPWVPLKFFKNPGPKAIEADVDRVIEIMKLGHVAYQTAGVLPGGMQRTLSVASAFVAKPKLLLLDEPLAGLNATEKAGLAASIREINKSGITILLVEHDVKTVLSLCSHMTVINFGKKIADGPPSEIVNNSAVIEAYLGSRGGKHA from the coding sequence ATGCTTGAATTGGAAAACGTTACCCGTCGCTTTGGCAACCTTACCGCAATTGATGGCGTCTCTACCAAGGTTTCGAGTGGGCACATACACGGCTTGATCGGTCCGAATGGATCCGGAAAGTCGACGATGATGAACCTGATTAGTGGGTTTTTGAAGCCGACAACAGGAAGCATTCTTTTCGAGGGGGCGCGCATTTCCGGCTTGAGGCCGCATGTCGTCTCCCGTGCCGGAGTTGTGAGAACCTTCCAGCTCATCAAAGTCTATTCCGAGGCAACAGTTCGCGAAAACATTCGTATGGCTGCCACCGCGCGTCTTTCGCCGCCGTGGGTCCCACTGAAGTTTTTCAAGAACCCCGGACCAAAGGCCATTGAAGCGGATGTTGATCGAGTGATCGAGATCATGAAGCTCGGTCATGTCGCATACCAGACCGCTGGTGTCCTGCCAGGCGGGATGCAGCGGACACTCTCGGTAGCGTCGGCATTCGTCGCAAAGCCAAAGCTGCTTCTGTTGGACGAGCCACTTGCAGGTTTGAATGCGACCGAGAAGGCAGGGTTGGCAGCGTCAATTCGGGAAATCAATAAGAGCGGCATCACAATCCTGCTGGTCGAGCATGACGTTAAGACCGTTCTCAGCCTCTGCTCGCACATGACCGTCATCAACTTCGGAAAGAAGATTGCCGATGGGCCGCCCTCAGAGATCGTCAACAACAGCGCGGTGATCGAAGCCTATCTGGGAAGTCGCGGAGGGAAGCATGCTTGA
- a CDS encoding branched-chain amino acid ABC transporter permease, producing the protein MSGSATKTVAAPSIAVTTQLAILVCFLISLAMLPAFVSSYWKDVIIIFLLNCLMVVSYRLITLMGGWSFAHVATMGLGGYSVALLSQAPYNLSIGTTIAIGGFIALIFGLLISYPVLRTREYYFFLATFAAGEALRQCFIQFREITGGTSGIAFIKRPQGFEDVTSFHFLLLAVLAVVVLALLAFERSRVGKTVQAVGRNEELSVSLGINAWGFRSLVFVVGSALAGIAGGFMASYNGIVSPADFSSTLMFKIVASAIVGGVSSYIGPIAGLIFLTGIEQLFRGVPQVVPLVWGICVIFVLLVAPGGIDSRIQSLLSRLRPNKEAVNA; encoded by the coding sequence ATGAGCGGCTCCGCTACAAAGACAGTTGCTGCTCCATCCATCGCGGTGACGACACAACTTGCAATTCTGGTTTGCTTTCTCATCAGCTTGGCGATGCTGCCTGCCTTCGTATCGTCCTACTGGAAGGACGTGATCATCATCTTCCTGCTTAACTGCCTTATGGTTGTGAGCTACCGCTTGATTACGCTCATGGGAGGATGGTCATTTGCCCACGTGGCAACGATGGGCCTCGGAGGGTACTCCGTCGCACTTCTTTCGCAAGCGCCTTACAATCTTTCGATCGGCACGACCATCGCGATCGGTGGGTTCATCGCCCTGATTTTCGGCCTGTTGATTAGCTATCCGGTTCTTCGAACGCGCGAGTACTACTTCTTCTTGGCAACGTTCGCCGCCGGCGAGGCACTCCGGCAGTGCTTCATCCAGTTTCGCGAGATCACAGGTGGAACGAGCGGGATCGCGTTTATCAAACGCCCCCAAGGCTTCGAAGACGTCACAAGCTTCCACTTCCTTCTTCTGGCTGTATTGGCCGTAGTCGTGCTTGCGCTGCTCGCGTTCGAACGCTCTCGTGTCGGGAAGACCGTCCAGGCTGTCGGCCGGAACGAAGAGCTATCGGTTTCCCTCGGGATCAACGCGTGGGGGTTCCGCAGTCTCGTATTCGTCGTCGGATCCGCGCTCGCCGGCATCGCCGGAGGGTTCATGGCGAGCTACAATGGCATTGTTTCGCCCGCTGATTTTAGCTCGACCCTGATGTTCAAGATCGTCGCGTCCGCGATCGTCGGCGGTGTCAGCAGCTACATCGGACCGATCGCGGGCCTGATCTTCTTGACAGGGATCGAGCAGCTATTCCGCGGCGTGCCCCAGGTGGTCCCGTTGGTATGGGGCATATGCGTGATCTTTGTCCTCCTGGTCGCACCCGGCGGGATCGACTCCAGAATTCAATCCCTCCTTTCGCGGCTCCGTCCGAACAAGGAGGCTGTCAATGCTTGA
- a CDS encoding branched-chain amino acid ABC transporter permease has translation MQITLNILSLTSFYVCFSIGLALVFGVMRVVNFAHGDFYMVGAYAAWVTLAVVSPITGSIVGYAFGAGVAALVLAAMGFLANTAIIRPLADRPLSIYVATLSLSYILQVCVVQAFGAVGQIVKAPVPGVLFLGGAIMPYQRVLVMVVAAFMIIALWLFMERSRLGRAMRAVAQNKRGALLQGVNIKLVGSLAVVIGATMAGTAGVVMAPVAGVNPFMGVDALWKAFIIIIVGGIGSIWGAVAAALMFGIFDTLVSVAGFGRFLAMFSALIMLIVLSIRPQGLFGEKD, from the coding sequence ATGCAGATCACGTTGAATATCCTATCGTTGACCTCATTCTACGTCTGTTTTTCCATCGGATTGGCACTCGTTTTTGGGGTTATGCGAGTCGTCAATTTCGCGCACGGCGACTTTTACATGGTCGGCGCCTACGCCGCCTGGGTGACGTTGGCAGTCGTCTCCCCGATCACAGGGAGCATCGTCGGTTACGCCTTCGGTGCGGGCGTGGCCGCTTTGGTGCTGGCTGCAATGGGCTTTCTTGCCAACACGGCAATTATTAGGCCGCTCGCTGACCGCCCTCTCAGCATCTATGTTGCGACGCTCTCGCTCTCCTACATTCTACAGGTCTGTGTGGTTCAGGCCTTTGGCGCGGTTGGCCAGATCGTTAAGGCGCCTGTCCCAGGTGTCCTGTTCTTAGGCGGCGCGATCATGCCCTATCAGCGCGTGCTGGTCATGGTGGTAGCTGCGTTCATGATCATTGCCCTGTGGCTATTCATGGAGCGCTCCCGTCTCGGCCGAGCCATGCGGGCTGTCGCTCAAAACAAGAGAGGCGCGTTACTCCAAGGCGTCAACATTAAGCTCGTTGGGTCATTGGCAGTCGTCATCGGTGCGACCATGGCGGGAACCGCAGGTGTCGTCATGGCACCCGTTGCGGGCGTCAATCCCTTCATGGGCGTCGACGCTCTCTGGAAGGCATTCATTATCATCATCGTTGGTGGAATCGGGTCAATTTGGGGCGCGGTCGCTGCAGCGTTGATGTTCGGCATCTTTGACACCTTGGTGTCCGTCGCAGGCTTCGGCAGGTTTCTAGCTATGTTCAGCGCACTCATCATGCTCATCGTCCTATCAATCCGGCCCCAAGGCCTCTTCGGGGAGAAAGACTGA
- a CDS encoding ABC transporter substrate-binding protein has protein sequence MVTRSILAAVAALTIATMAHADAIKVGVITPQSGPCAQYGIPITRGVEMWADELNKKGGITDASGKQHTIEVHAYDNNCYTPGDELASARRAVQDDSVQFLLQTWTPAARKAIASFVTENKVLTMTYGGGYLSKQFPYLIGAITGAPANYMHVAAYVVEHHPEVKKVAILVPDASYGHTAAAYFKAGLAPYSDRIEIVYETPYDMAMASDIMGVVTPVAAAQPDLVLELGFPPGQQALMVEAMQQLGYKGLFASEGWSLKFLLERLAPEDIANRFFSAYAIDAQLKGQDERLDALFAEYAKKYGEADWTYLTSMAYASMTTLEPGIKAAKTPDGASVLAALKSGPTVEHPIFGTSPWGGVDIYGVNNLLTTPMPIYQIDEIGKAIKRDDIVDTASWWEKNKASALPALEATDQVTKD, from the coding sequence ATGGTTACGCGCAGTATTCTCGCGGCAGTCGCCGCTCTCACAATAGCCACAATGGCGCACGCCGACGCGATCAAGGTCGGCGTGATCACGCCCCAGTCGGGGCCCTGTGCCCAGTACGGCATCCCCATCACACGCGGTGTCGAGATGTGGGCCGACGAGTTGAACAAGAAAGGAGGCATTACTGATGCTTCCGGCAAGCAGCATACAATCGAAGTGCATGCATACGATAACAACTGCTATACGCCCGGTGATGAGCTTGCCTCTGCCCGCCGTGCTGTGCAGGACGACAGCGTGCAGTTCCTTCTCCAGACGTGGACCCCTGCGGCTCGCAAGGCAATCGCCTCCTTCGTGACCGAAAACAAAGTCCTCACCATGACCTACGGCGGGGGCTATCTGAGCAAGCAGTTCCCATACCTTATTGGTGCAATCACTGGCGCGCCCGCCAACTACATGCATGTCGCGGCATATGTGGTTGAACACCATCCCGAGGTCAAGAAAGTTGCCATCCTGGTGCCCGATGCCTCATACGGCCATACGGCTGCGGCATACTTCAAAGCCGGCTTGGCGCCATACAGTGATCGCATCGAGATCGTCTACGAAACCCCCTACGACATGGCTATGGCGAGCGACATTATGGGGGTCGTGACACCCGTTGCCGCTGCCCAACCAGACCTCGTTCTTGAACTTGGATTCCCTCCGGGCCAGCAGGCTTTGATGGTCGAAGCAATGCAACAGCTTGGCTACAAGGGACTGTTTGCCAGCGAAGGGTGGTCTTTGAAGTTCCTGTTGGAACGCCTTGCTCCCGAGGATATCGCAAACCGGTTCTTCAGTGCTTACGCGATCGATGCGCAGCTAAAAGGACAAGACGAGCGTCTTGATGCTCTTTTCGCCGAATACGCGAAGAAGTACGGTGAGGCGGATTGGACTTACCTGACGTCGATGGCTTACGCATCGATGACGACGCTTGAACCGGGTATAAAGGCTGCGAAAACCCCAGATGGTGCGTCGGTTCTCGCTGCCTTGAAAAGCGGCCCAACGGTTGAACATCCGATATTCGGGACCTCTCCTTGGGGTGGAGTGGACATCTACGGCGTCAATAACCTGCTGACGACGCCGATGCCGATCTACCAGATCGACGAAATCGGCAAAGCGATCAAGCGGGATGACATAGTGGACACGGCCTCGTGGTGGGAGAAGAACAAGGCTTCCGCGCTCCCCGCACTTGAAGCGACCGATCAGGTGACCAAGGACTGA
- a CDS encoding SDR family oxidoreductase, whose translation MVSLSNQRAIVTAGASGIGRVVARTLHSTGANVAVCDISEAALESFSRENPKIAAYQCDVRDAEAVASVTEEMITTLQGVDILVNNAGIAGPTKNVEDISPTQWDETVVVNLNAQFYFCRNVIPHLKRQKSGSIINLSSAAGRLGFPYRTPYAAAKWGVIGFTESLAMELGEFNIRVNSILPGSVNGDRMNRVIAERAKLLGISEEAAWADELKNISMHKMIDPEEIADLIAFVCSPSGRSISGQSLGICGNMEVIR comes from the coding sequence ATGGTGAGCCTTTCCAACCAGCGTGCCATAGTGACTGCCGGAGCGAGTGGGATTGGACGCGTTGTCGCTCGTACGCTTCATTCGACTGGAGCTAATGTTGCAGTATGCGACATCAGTGAGGCGGCGCTTGAGTCTTTCAGCAGAGAGAACCCCAAGATCGCGGCTTATCAGTGCGACGTTCGCGACGCCGAGGCGGTCGCATCCGTCACTGAAGAAATGATCACGACCCTTCAGGGTGTCGACATTTTGGTCAACAACGCGGGGATCGCCGGGCCGACGAAAAATGTTGAAGACATCAGCCCGACGCAGTGGGACGAGACGGTTGTCGTCAACCTCAATGCGCAGTTCTATTTCTGCCGGAACGTGATCCCTCACCTAAAACGCCAGAAATCGGGAAGCATTATTAATCTATCGTCGGCCGCTGGACGGCTCGGGTTTCCATACCGGACACCATACGCGGCCGCAAAATGGGGCGTGATTGGTTTTACGGAGTCTCTCGCTATGGAATTGGGCGAGTTTAACATCCGCGTGAACTCGATTCTGCCCGGATCGGTGAACGGTGATCGTATGAACCGCGTCATTGCCGAACGCGCTAAGCTCTTAGGTATCTCTGAAGAGGCTGCGTGGGCCGACGAGCTCAAGAACATCTCCATGCATAAGATGATCGACCCTGAGGAAATCGCCGACCTCATCGCCTTTGTATGCTCGCCGTCAGGGCGCTCGATTTCGGGCCAGTCACTCGGCATTTGCGGAAACATGGAGGTCATCCGCTAG